One window of Mesorhizobium sp. WSM4904 genomic DNA carries:
- the trbE gene encoding conjugal transfer protein TrbE has translation MLNLSEYRSKADRLADHLPWAALVAPGIVLNKDGSFQRTLRFRGPDLESATEAELVGICARANNALRRLGSGWALFFEAERTEALGYPNSHFPDAASWLVDEERRAAFEGKVAHYESRYHLTLVFMPPPDAQARAESTLVDSHYSRGERDWRQDLARFRDETNRVLDLFSGFMSEVRVLDDAQTLTYLHGTISPRRHPIMAPETPIYLDAILVDAPLTGGLEPMLGEQHLRTLTILGFPNLTRPGILDTLNHQDFAYRWMTRFIPLEKTEATKTLTRLRRQWFAKRKSIVAILREVITNEPVPLVDSDADNKALDADEALQALGGDHVSFGYLTTTVTVWGEDRQAAAEKLRAVERIINGLGFTTIREGVNAVEAWLGSLPGHVYANVRQPLVHTLNLAHLMPLSSVWAGPATNEHLAKVTQTEAPPLFVAETSGSTPFRLSTHVEDVGHMLVVGPTGAGKSVLLALIALQFRRYAGAQVYVFDKGNSARAATLAMGGEHHALGADGSLAFQPLRSINDQASRSWAAEWIASLVAHENVTVTPEVKEAIWSALASLATAPAQERTLTGLSVLLQSNALKTALMPYTLDGPFGRLLDADHDGLALSDVQCFETEELMHSQSALLPVLTYLFQRLEERFDGRPTLIMLDEAWVYLDNPLFAARIREWLKVLRKKNVSVVFATQSLADIAGSGIAPAIIESCPQRIFLPNDRAVEPQARTAYERFGLSERQIELIARATPKRQYYLQSRRGNRLFELELGPIALALCGASDPATQTLIDRIMSEDGQGSFASQFLIARGLDWAGELLKQFPQPDKEQFS, from the coding sequence ATGCTGAACCTTTCGGAATATCGAAGCAAAGCCGACCGGCTTGCCGACCATCTACCCTGGGCTGCCTTGGTGGCGCCCGGCATCGTGCTCAACAAGGACGGCAGCTTTCAGCGGACGTTGCGGTTCCGCGGCCCGGATCTCGAAAGTGCGACGGAGGCTGAACTCGTCGGCATTTGCGCCCGGGCGAACAATGCTCTCAGACGCCTTGGCTCTGGCTGGGCATTGTTCTTTGAGGCCGAGCGCACAGAAGCGCTGGGCTATCCGAACTCGCATTTTCCTGACGCCGCGTCGTGGCTGGTCGACGAAGAACGCCGCGCTGCTTTCGAGGGGAAGGTAGCGCACTACGAGAGCCGCTATCATCTGACCTTGGTGTTTATGCCACCGCCGGACGCCCAGGCGCGCGCAGAAAGCACGCTCGTCGACTCTCATTATTCCCGAGGAGAAAGAGACTGGCGCCAGGATCTGGCGAGGTTCCGTGACGAGACCAACCGCGTGCTCGATCTCTTCTCGGGTTTCATGTCCGAAGTACGCGTCCTCGATGATGCTCAGACGTTGACCTACCTCCACGGCACGATTTCGCCTCGTCGCCATCCTATCATGGCCCCGGAAACGCCGATATATCTGGATGCAATCCTGGTCGATGCGCCGCTTACCGGTGGCCTGGAGCCGATGCTGGGTGAGCAGCATCTTCGCACACTGACCATCCTCGGCTTTCCGAACCTCACCCGGCCCGGAATCCTCGATACCCTCAATCATCAGGATTTCGCCTATCGCTGGATGACGCGCTTCATTCCGCTCGAGAAAACGGAAGCCACGAAGACGCTGACGCGATTGCGCCGGCAGTGGTTTGCCAAGCGCAAATCGATCGTGGCAATCCTACGCGAGGTCATTACCAACGAGCCGGTCCCGCTTGTCGATAGCGATGCCGACAACAAGGCGCTCGATGCCGACGAAGCCCTTCAGGCATTGGGCGGTGATCATGTGAGTTTCGGCTATCTCACCACCACCGTGACGGTGTGGGGCGAGGATCGCCAAGCCGCTGCAGAGAAGCTTCGCGCGGTCGAGCGCATCATCAATGGGCTCGGCTTCACCACGATCCGAGAAGGCGTCAATGCGGTCGAGGCTTGGCTCGGCTCATTGCCTGGCCATGTCTACGCTAACGTTCGCCAACCGCTCGTTCATACATTGAACCTTGCCCATCTCATGCCGCTGTCGTCGGTTTGGGCCGGTCCTGCGACAAACGAGCATCTCGCGAAAGTCACCCAAACCGAAGCGCCACCGCTTTTCGTTGCCGAGACCAGTGGGTCGACACCGTTTCGGCTTTCCACCCACGTCGAAGATGTCGGCCACATGCTGGTTGTTGGTCCGACCGGCGCCGGCAAGTCGGTTCTGCTTGCTCTGATTGCTCTGCAGTTCAGGCGCTACGCCGGCGCCCAGGTTTATGTCTTCGACAAAGGCAATTCGGCCCGTGCTGCAACACTTGCCATGGGTGGAGAACACCACGCGCTAGGAGCGGACGGTTCCCTTGCCTTTCAGCCACTGCGCAGCATCAACGACCAGGCTAGCCGAAGCTGGGCGGCCGAATGGATCGCCAGCCTTGTTGCCCACGAGAACGTCACCGTCACGCCGGAGGTGAAGGAGGCTATTTGGTCAGCGCTGGCCAGCCTTGCCACCGCGCCGGCGCAGGAACGCACACTGACCGGTCTTTCGGTCCTGCTTCAATCCAATGCGCTGAAGACCGCATTGATGCCCTACACGCTCGACGGTCCCTTCGGCCGCCTGCTCGATGCCGATCATGATGGGCTGGCCTTGTCGGATGTGCAGTGTTTCGAGACCGAGGAGTTAATGCACAGCCAAAGCGCTTTGCTGCCGGTGCTTACCTATCTGTTCCAGCGACTTGAGGAACGGTTCGACGGACGGCCCACGCTGATCATGCTCGACGAGGCGTGGGTCTATCTCGACAATCCGCTGTTCGCCGCCCGCATCCGCGAATGGCTGAAGGTGCTGCGAAAGAAGAACGTGTCGGTTGTCTTCGCTACGCAGTCGCTGGCTGATATCGCGGGCTCTGGCATAGCGCCGGCAATCATCGAAAGCTGCCCGCAGCGCATTTTCCTTCCCAATGATCGTGCCGTGGAACCCCAGGCGCGCACAGCCTACGAGCGCTTCGGTTTAAGCGAGCGGCAGATCGAATTGATCGCCCGCGCCACGCCGAAGCGTCAGTATTATCTGCAATCGCGCCGCGGCAACCGTCTGTTCGAGCTCGAGCTTGGCCCCATCGCTCTTGCGCTTTGCGGTGCTTCCGATCCGGCCACGCAGACTCTGATCGACAGGATCATGTCCGAAGACGGGCAAGGCAGCTTTGCCTCGCAGTTCCTGATCGCGCGCGGCCTCGATTGGGCCGGCGAACTTCTCAAGCAATTCCCTCAACCAGACAAGGAGCAATTCTCATGA
- the trbJ gene encoding P-type conjugative transfer protein TrbJ, which yields MMRRRLLSGLITVSLIAKPMADYVQPAYALIVFDPSNYAQNVLTAARALEQINNQIQSLQNQATMLQNMARNLQRLDFSSVGQLTGSLHRIDGLMDQASGLSFDLGKLQDQWRSQYPESYDATIKVSDVASAARERWQTAMQAFRQTMGVQSQIVENVRADGDLLADLVNRSQGAAGALQASQATNQLMALSTKQQMQIQTLLATQFRAEAEDAARKAQSDEAAREMTKRFLGTGSAYPGN from the coding sequence ATGATGCGGCGACGCCTTCTCTCCGGCCTGATCACCGTTTCCCTGATCGCCAAGCCTATGGCCGACTATGTGCAGCCCGCCTACGCCCTTATCGTGTTCGATCCGTCCAATTATGCGCAGAACGTGCTGACGGCCGCGCGCGCATTGGAGCAGATCAACAACCAGATCCAGTCGCTGCAGAATCAGGCGACCATGCTGCAGAACATGGCGCGCAATCTTCAGCGTCTGGATTTCTCTTCCGTTGGCCAACTCACCGGTTCGCTCCATCGCATCGACGGCTTGATGGACCAGGCGAGTGGCCTCAGCTTTGATCTGGGCAAGCTTCAAGACCAGTGGCGCAGCCAATATCCGGAAAGCTACGACGCCACGATCAAAGTCAGCGATGTGGCGAGTGCTGCGCGGGAGCGTTGGCAAACCGCCATGCAGGCGTTCCGCCAGACCATGGGTGTCCAGTCGCAAATCGTCGAGAACGTCCGCGCCGACGGCGATCTGCTCGCCGATCTCGTCAACCGCAGCCAAGGGGCGGCCGGTGCGCTTCAGGCAAGCCAGGCCACCAACCAGCTGATGGCGCTTTCGACAAAACAGCAGATGCAGATCCAGACGCTGCTCGCAACGCAGTTTCGAGCTGAGGCCGAGGATGCCGCCCGCAAGGCCCAGTCAGACGAAGCCGCCCGCGAGATGACGAAGCGATTCTTGGGTACCGGCTCGGCTTATCCCGGCAATTAA